One window from the genome of Lasioglossum baleicum chromosome 9, iyLasBale1, whole genome shotgun sequence encodes:
- the LOC143212185 gene encoding uncharacterized protein LOC143212185 isoform X3, translated as MNLCEHEYEPIAAPLPKSAVAPVVRITDTDVVPVADSDDSIDDRGRLPPELTQAGDVRLPLDGRIEDNAMEGRELVETGDTSEETETPQQLQDRLEERFLSPATPGAESRTDGEVNTSQVDSLALEELPLRRGARGLPQKLKTQAGKLRTRLKNIQRPSFAFADKPKPEKVKSAGSGRSDRSRSEKRPSRMDRIRSSFSERPRFSLPNRPRFSLPERSKFHLPERPKFSLPERPKFNLKKPNIRLPNALTRVKKTPSDEQPSTDSVGSRRNIFDFATYPRIFDRKSKTKAEYTTSTPKDSRAQSAENATFPRTQKRRTSWAQRFDETTPYIDEDRSDTEAAIHRSRPWRHPSIEDPRLSISMTEEALAALPWEEKRRLEQIRYMDYEESTERSDRQDAPRSETPKTEEESYERERVGAEPRYRDVKEHIEEVEEDWVPEEEAVPDFRPIPRSRSLEEVLRTRQEERYEEFSMVDPRRYGVHKTPSEEEEEEYDDEMEEDEEHEPSSAQSDREQQNSSGSSCDRRRRGIVDEIDFDIYFARGAEIRPEDVNLGKYLTHEIREALAASTGNALADEEMVPIPPERSNRKRALLKRREEESFEEKPPIRPQRDPNRARRSESADDQFRERTRSDSRHRVVYQAEGLQEIGPPEPLDDIVVVKPMRRKSKSSQRSQSQGPMEPPRPPSPTSPPPVVPTRRKRSRKDPFATDERRNGESSPICNGHRGWVGADAAREKSLPPALSDQMLAGEEVYTAEDVLAASAENIERRLREEEEYIPPAPVPPKRRSRSRGTSVAQDEDRTSHGAESLPEAGYVEEDIPPDDMDFGRDLSGYAIIEKREKPPRPPPPRRKKDKFATAPKPVPPKRPLRAYSTLGPGRTKDTEILSETFVVELEPAESTPYIEIDSDGGEHKDLRSTEVLSKMQGRPLPAPPRPPRIKKEKSLDRSTPLTQDFSMETTTATQTDPLPDDMIIEEEITQAKLVVAPASSGSQIMVSTERIPTPSAMSAPPVPPLPLPQRSRKEDKPGPGYDTVSLKAPSPTRELESFEDRHLSAPDLEGTREAMSRDEEALIRSIRNALLSDEPVRISNLEVGDLRVDRLSVSQIDASKIVASEVDALVITASELKNIGGGLEESLSPSIVKELIAIRSHLETVAAARAQEDSAGRKTTVAETKADIPITERQSVPREPEDRASTRHRSPEDTEQPVSNEDQKVVNREVVEPKDNKSSITHTLTVAQVEVRELPVTHHTLTVSRVGPSDGAIHSPSTQSSPVVENIEDKPLRISDSETPLSLSSATAKRPMVEAPRPSPLSSTETTEEKIMESTTGLDQYETTESTPPPEFARLADPQDKEGSPDQPPQPTPRKSRSRSPSPIGLPRSRQTASPVRSLPPAISVTPDTPDTVTSHGITSREMQPQRAIISYSSYRELSDRDSHRESSISPTPSFPTGGTHLIAFPASEVPAHFLSLANQRAPAEPNVTDSIRQLVRVLRVAVLKATKRFVDHLSSVVGVDEAREKIREVELVLCGLMVLVAGLLIFFFTNSRSVTHHHHWDYFNPPK; from the coding sequence GTAGACTCGCTGGCATTGGAGGAGCTGCCGCTGCGTCGTGGTGCCCGCGGCTTGCCCCAGAAGCTGAAGACGCAGGCCGGAAAGTTGCGTACCCGTCTGAAGAACATTCAACGACCGTCGTTTGCATTCGCAGACAAACCGAAGCCGGAGAAAGTGAAGTCAGCTGGAAGCGGGCGATCGGACAGGTCCAGGTCCGAGAAGAGACCCAGTCGAATGGACCGCATCAGATCGTCGTTCTCGGAACGTCCGCGATTCAGTCTGCCAAATCGTCCGAGATTCTCGTTGCCAGAACGGTCTAAGTTCCATCTACCGGAACGACCGAAGTTCAGCCTGCCGGAGAGACCAAAGTTTAACCTGAAGAAACCGAACATCCGGCTGCCGAACGCTCTGACTCGCGTGAAGAAGACGCCATCCGACGAGCAGCCATCAACAGACTCCGTCGGTTCCCGCAGAAACATCTTCGACTTTGCAACGTACCCCCGCATCTTTGATAGAAAATCGAAGACCAAGGCCGAGTACACGACATCCACGCCGAAGGACTCGCGAGCACAGTCTGCGGAGAACGCGACGTTCCCAAGAACACAGAAGAGAAGGACGAGTTGGGCCCAAAGGTTCGACGAAACAACACCGTATATTGATGAAGACCGATCGGACACAGAAGCGGCGATACACAGATCTCGACCCTGGCGGCACCCTTCGATCGAGGATCCCAGGTTGTCCATCAGTATGACAGAAGAGGCTTTAGCCGCGTTACCCTGGGAAGAGAAACGGAGATTAGAGCAGATTAGATACATGGACTACGAAGAGTCTACTGAGAGGTCGGACCGTCAGGATGCTCCCCGATCGGAGACACCTAAAACCGAGGAGGAGTCGTACGAGAGGGAACGGGTGGGGGCAGAGCCGAGGTACAGAGACGTGAAAGAGCACATAGAGGAGGTTGAGGAGGATTGGGTACCGGAGGAAGAGGCGGTTCCAGACTTCAGACCCATTCCACGATCGCGGTCCTTGGAAGAGGTACTGCGAACTAGACAGGAAGAACGTTACGAGGAATTTTCGATGGTCGATCCAAGGAGGTACGGGGTGCACAAGACACCGTcggaagaggaggaagaggagtaCGACGACGAGatggaagaagatgaggaacaCGAGCCCTCGTCTGCTCAATCAGACAGAGAGCAACAGAACTCTAGTGGCAGTTCCTGCGATCGGAGGCGTCGTGGTATTGTAGATGAGATTGACTTCGATATATACTTTGCTAGAGGGGCTGAAATTAGACCGGAGGATGTAAACCTTGGCAAATATCTGACGCACGAGATCAGGGAAGCCCTAGCAGCGAGCACCGGGAACGCGTTAGCGGACGAAGAAATGGTACCCATTCCTCCGGAACGTTCTAACCGGAAACGAGCGTTGCTGAAGCGGAGAGAAGAGGAGTCGTTCGAAGAGAAACCGCCGATCAGGCCGCAAAGGGATCCGAATAGAGCACGTAGAAGCGAATCTGCGGACGATCAGTTCCGCGAACGCACCAGAAGCGACTCTAGACACCGCGTGGTCTATCAGGCGGAGGGTCTCCAAGAGATCGGCCCGCCTGAGCCGTTGGATGATATCGTGGTGGTGAAGCCGATGCGCAGGAAGTCGAAGTCCTCCCAGCGCAGTCAGTCACAGGGACCAATGGAACCGCCCCGACCACCTTCGCCAACGTCTCCTCCGCCTGTGGTTCCCACTCGTCGGAAACGCTCGCGTAAGGATCCGTTTGCTACCGATGAACGAAGGAACGGTGAATCGTCGCCTATTTGTAACGGCCACAGAGGGTGGGTTGGCGCCGATGCAGCCCGGGAGAAATCGTTGCCGCCCGCGTTATCCGATCAAATGTTGGCTGGGGAGGAGGTGTACACTGCTGAGGATGTCCTAGCAGCCAGCGCTGAGAATATTGAAAGGCGCCTGCGAGAGGAGGAAGAATACATACCGCCGGCACCTGTTCCACCGAAAAGGAGATCCAGGTCCAGAGGAACGTCCGTGGCTCAGGACGAGGACAGAACCTCGCATGGCGCTGAATCGTTACCGGAAGCTGGGTACGTAGAAGAGGACATCCCTCCGGATGACATGGACTTTGGACGAGACTTGTCAGGTTATGCGATAATCGAGAAACGCGAGAAACCGCCCAGACCTCCGCCACCGAGGCGGAAAAAGGACAAGTTCGCTACGGCCCCGAAACCAGTCCCGCCAAAACGTCCTCTACGTGCTTATAGTACACTGGGTCCAGGGAGAACCAAGGACACCGAGATCCTGTCGGAAACTTTCGTTGTGGAACTGGAACCAGCCGAGTCCACGCCGTATATTGAGATAGACTCCGATGGCGGAGAGCACAAGGACCTCCGCAGCACGGAGGTGCTCAGCAAAATGCAAGGACGACCACTACCCGCCCCGCCAAGGCCACCTAGAATTAAAAAAGAGAAATCGCTCGATAGGTCCACGCCTCTAACTCAAGATTTCTCCATGGAGACCACGACAGCGACGCAAACAGACCCGTTGCCCGACGACATGATCATCGAGGAGGAGATCACCCAGGCGAAACTGGTTGTGGCGCCAGCCAGTTCCGGTTCTCAGATCATGGTGTCCACCGAGAGAATACCAACCCCGTCGGCTATGTCCGCGCCACCTGTTCCTCCTCTGCCGTTGCCTCAGCGCTCGCGGAAAGAGGACAAGCCGGGTCCCGGCTACGATACTGTTTCGCTGAAAGCTCCGTCTCCAACGAGAGAACTGGAAAGCTTCGAGGACAGACACCTGTCCGCGCCAGATTTAGAAGGAACCCGCGAGGCTATGTCGCGAGACGAAGAAGCATTGATACGGTCAATTCGTAACGCATTGTTGTCCGACGAGCCGGTCAGGATCAGCAATCTTGAAGTGGGAGACTTGAGGGTGGACCGACTAAGCGTGTCACAGATAGACGCGAGCAAGATCGTCGCGTCTGAGGTTGACGCGTTGGTGATCACCGCATCCGAGTTGAAGAACATCGGAGGTGGATTGGAGGAGAGCTTATCTCCCTCGATCGTGAAGGAACTGATCGCTATAAGAAGCCACTTGGAGACCGTGGCCGCAGCTCGGGCTCAAGAGGACTCCGCAGGGAGGAAAACGACCGTGGCAGAGACCAAGGCAGACATTCCCATTACAGAGAGGCAGAGCGTTCCTCGGGAACCGGAGGATCGTGCGAGCACCCGTCACCGAAGCCCCGAGGACACCGAACAACCGGTCTCGAACGAGGATCAAAAGGTTGTTAACAGAGAGGTAGTCGAACCAAAGGACAATAAGTCATCCATAACACACACACTAACGGTCGCGCAAGTAGAGGTCAGGGAGTTACCGGTAACACATCACACATTGACAGTCTCTCGTGTAGGACCGAGCGACGGAGCCATCCATAGTCCTAGCACACAATCATCCCCAGTCGTAGAGAACATCGAAGATAAGCCGTTACGAATTTCTGATTCAGAAACCCCCCTTTCTTTGAGCTCGGCCACTGCCAAGCGACCCATGGTGGAAGCACCCCGCCCGTCCCCCCTCTCGTCCACAGAGACCACGGAAGAGAAGATCATGGAGTCGACAACGGGGTTGGACCAATACGAAACAACCGAGTCGACACCGCCGCCAGAATTCGCGAGGCTAGCGGATCCCCAGGATAAGGAGGGCTCTCCCGACCAACCCCCGCAGCCAACACCGCGCAAgtccaggtcgcgatcgccatCCCCCATCGGTCTTCCGAGAAGCAGACAAACTGCGTCCCCCGTACGCTCGTTACCACCTGCGATTTCTGTCACGCCCGACACACCTGACACTGTGACGAGCCATGGGATCACGAGTCGCGAGATGCAGCCCCAGCGCGCTATCATTTCTTACTCCTCGTACAGGGAGCTGTCCGATAGGGACAGTCACAGAGAATCCTCTATATCCCCTACACCCTCGTTCCCCACAGGCGGCACCCATTTGATCGCGTTCCCAGCGTCAGAAGTCCCAGCTCATTTCCTCTCTCTGGCGAATCAACGCGCGCCTGCCGAGCCTAATGTCACTGACAGTATCAGGCAACTGGTGAGAGTCCTTCGGGTGGCTGTTTTGAAGGCGACCAAACGATTCGTCGATCATTTGTCATCCGTTGTGGGCGTCGACGAGGCCAGAGAAAAGATCCGCGAGGTAGAGTTGGTGCTATGCGGTCTGATGGTGTTGGTCGCGGGCCTGTTGATATTCTTCTTTACCAACTCGAGATCGGTGACGCACCATCATCACTGGGATTACTTCAACCCGCCCAAATAG
- the LOC143212191 gene encoding negative elongation factor E-like: MQNMVYLHFPSNLTEEELMLQAKYNKLKRKKKALQDLKSPKQEVERVPQAPKRPTEARDAREVAKKLIKSGVITAPKTPKRPEQSFKRPRGLVRKLNSTEKTVSSYQPFSATQMEEEETETVRPRVKDLYDSFVSAQDTEDRTSSDVQSPLKQETKPRVGNTIFVCGYKISEDFLKKHFQTFGNIINISMEAEKNRGFVTFEKSEAAERAISEMDGSMVSSIQLKVSLARRQPIIEPMNDVTSSSMWSPIAANYSQKSAHKDRRDLKVYDEDLFV; this comes from the exons ATGCAAAACATGGTGTACTTACACTTTCCGTCAAATTTAACGGAGGAGGAGCTGATGTTGCAGGCGAAATATAACAAACTTAAAAGGAAG AAAAAAGCACTACAAGACCTGAAATCGCCCAAACAAGAAGTAGAACGGGTGCCTCAAGCACCAAAACGACCAACGGAAGCAAGAGATGCCAGAGAAGTTGCTAAAAAACTGATAAAGTCGGGAGTAATCACAGCTCCGAAGACTCCTAAAAGACCGGAACAATCGTTCAAGAGGCCACGTGGGTTAGTGAGAAAATTAAATAGCACAGAGAAAACGGTTAGCTCTTATCAACCATTTTCTGCAACACAAATGGAAGAGGAAGAAACAGAAACTGTGCGACCAAGAGTTAAAGATTTGTATGATAGTTTTGTAAGTGCACAAGACACAGAAGATCGTACTAGCAGTGATGTGCAGTCACCATTGAAACAAGAGACAAAACCACGTGTTGGAAATACAATATTTGTCTGTGGTTATAAAATATCCGAGGATTTCTTGAAGAAGCACTTTCAAACATttggaaatataataaatatttcaatggAAGCAGAGAAGAA TAGAGGATTTGTGACGTTTGAAAAATCTGAAGCAGCCGAAAGAGCGATAAGTGAAATGGATGGTAGCATGGTATCCTCTATTCAATTGAAAGTGTCTTTAGCAAGGAGACAACCTATAATAGAACCTATGAACGATGTTACATCCAGCTCGATGTGGTCACCTATTGCAGCGAATTACTCTCAGAAGAGTGCACACAAAGACAGGAGAGACTTAAAAGTATACGATGAAGATCTCTTCGTGTGA
- the LOC143212188 gene encoding peptidoglycan-recognition protein LC isoform X1 — MVTLVQQHQQTEGNQYQKNRDPSNRTTAIECHEPEVCCTETTESPKETALVIHGGDSLASSSTQCSEVENDDEEEEEEEEDTDTEDDEWIPDLPVPAVLQQHQQVTTADGNLVLPNADVSNFGDVRVKNSSNVHLGNKTFYKGPVTIKQFVYTNPIPIQENGTAIKIDGSPNTSDSTNASNDTLTLRQKDWWNCSRQDCDTIIDLNETETEDTEPRHKKYLKKVLSWLWSWRCAAFTCVVTIILALVVVSACVYITYNTAEDVDGISDNSANTSVPEGPIVGNIRFISRNEWGAQPPSEPLTKMKLPVPYVIISHTATEGCILQSDCTYRVRFAQSFHIESRNWSDISYNFLVGGDGYVYVGRNWDYMGAHAFGFNNVSIGISFIGTFNTIKPNKRQLYACQKLIDLGVKNNKIATNYKLLGHRQVSGTLSPGDVLYGIIQTWPHWSPEP, encoded by the exons ATGGTGACATTGGTGCAGCAACATCAGCAAACAGAAGGGAACCAGTACCAAAAGAACCGAGACCCGTCCAACCGCACTACCGCGATTGAGTGTCACGAACCTGAAGTTTGTTGTACCGAAACTACAGAGTCCCCGAAAGAAACCGCGCTCGTTATCCATGGAGGTGATAGCCTTGCCAGTTCTTCTACGCAGTGCAGTGAGGTAGAAAacgacgatgaagaagaagaagaagaagaagaagacacgGATACCGAGGACGACGAGTGGATCCCGGATTTACCTGTGCCGGCAGTGCTTCAGCAACATCAACAAGTGACCACCGCGGATGGCAACTTGGTGTTGCCAAACGCTGACGTCTCAAACTTCGGTGATGTGCGCGTGAAAAACTCGTCTAACGTGCACCTCGGTAACAAAACGTTTTACAAGGGCCCGGTGACTATAAAGCAGTTTGTTTACACGAATCCGATTCCGATACAGGAGAATGGAACAGCTATTAAGATCGACGGTAGTCCAAACACATCCGATTCCACGAATGCATCCAACGATACGCTCACTTTGCGACAAAAAG ATTGGTGGAACTGCTCGAGGCAAGATTGCGACACGATAATTGATTTGAATGAGACAGAGACAGAAGACACTGAACCAAGACATAAAAAATACCTAAAAAAGG TGCTAAGTTGGTTATGGAGCTGGAGGTGCGCAGCGTTCACATGTGTTGTAACCATAATTCTCGCCCTTGTTGTGGTCAGCGCTTGTGTGTACATCACGTATAATACTGCGGAAGACGTTGACGGAATTTCCGATAATTCGGCGAACACTTCTGTGCCCGAGG GTCCAATTGTGGGGAACATACGGTTCATTAGCCGAAACGAATGGGGTGCTCAACCGCCGTCGGAACCGCTGACGAAAATGAAACTTCCGGTACCGTACGTGATCATCAGTCATACAGCAACCGAGGGATGCATCTTGCAATCGGATTGCACGTATCGGGTGCGGTTCGCGCAAAGTTTTCATATCGAGTCTCGAAATTGGTCGGACATCAGCTACAATTTTCTGGTTGGCGGTGATGGGTATGTGTACGTTGGCCGAAACTGGGACTACATGGGCGCTCATGCTTTCGGCTTCAACAATGTCAGCATAGGCATCTCTTTCATCGGCACGTTCAACACTATCAAGCCGAACAAAAGACAATTGTACGCTTGTCAAAAACTCATCGATTTAGGAGTAAAGAACAATAAAATCGCGACCAATTACAAACTGTTAGGACACCGACAAGTCTCCGGGACCTTAAGCCCCGGTGATGTTTTGTACGGAATCATTCAAACGTGGCCCCATTGGTCGCCCGAAccatga
- the LOC143212188 gene encoding peptidoglycan-recognition protein LC isoform X2, producing MVTLVQQHQQTEGNQYQKNRDPSNRTTAIECHEPEVCCTETTESPKETALVIHGGDSLASSSTQCSEVENDDEEEEEEEEDTDTEDDEWIPDLPVPAVLQQHQQVTTADGNLVLPNADVSNFGDVRVKNSSNVHLGNKTFYKGPVTIKQFVYTNPIPIQENGTAIKIDGSPNTSDSTNASNDTLTLRQKVLSWLWSWRCAAFTCVVTIILALVVVSACVYITYNTAEDVDGISDNSANTSVPEGPIVGNIRFISRNEWGAQPPSEPLTKMKLPVPYVIISHTATEGCILQSDCTYRVRFAQSFHIESRNWSDISYNFLVGGDGYVYVGRNWDYMGAHAFGFNNVSIGISFIGTFNTIKPNKRQLYACQKLIDLGVKNNKIATNYKLLGHRQVSGTLSPGDVLYGIIQTWPHWSPEP from the exons ATGGTGACATTGGTGCAGCAACATCAGCAAACAGAAGGGAACCAGTACCAAAAGAACCGAGACCCGTCCAACCGCACTACCGCGATTGAGTGTCACGAACCTGAAGTTTGTTGTACCGAAACTACAGAGTCCCCGAAAGAAACCGCGCTCGTTATCCATGGAGGTGATAGCCTTGCCAGTTCTTCTACGCAGTGCAGTGAGGTAGAAAacgacgatgaagaagaagaagaagaagaagaagacacgGATACCGAGGACGACGAGTGGATCCCGGATTTACCTGTGCCGGCAGTGCTTCAGCAACATCAACAAGTGACCACCGCGGATGGCAACTTGGTGTTGCCAAACGCTGACGTCTCAAACTTCGGTGATGTGCGCGTGAAAAACTCGTCTAACGTGCACCTCGGTAACAAAACGTTTTACAAGGGCCCGGTGACTATAAAGCAGTTTGTTTACACGAATCCGATTCCGATACAGGAGAATGGAACAGCTATTAAGATCGACGGTAGTCCAAACACATCCGATTCCACGAATGCATCCAACGATACGCTCACTTTGCGACAAAAAG TGCTAAGTTGGTTATGGAGCTGGAGGTGCGCAGCGTTCACATGTGTTGTAACCATAATTCTCGCCCTTGTTGTGGTCAGCGCTTGTGTGTACATCACGTATAATACTGCGGAAGACGTTGACGGAATTTCCGATAATTCGGCGAACACTTCTGTGCCCGAGG GTCCAATTGTGGGGAACATACGGTTCATTAGCCGAAACGAATGGGGTGCTCAACCGCCGTCGGAACCGCTGACGAAAATGAAACTTCCGGTACCGTACGTGATCATCAGTCATACAGCAACCGAGGGATGCATCTTGCAATCGGATTGCACGTATCGGGTGCGGTTCGCGCAAAGTTTTCATATCGAGTCTCGAAATTGGTCGGACATCAGCTACAATTTTCTGGTTGGCGGTGATGGGTATGTGTACGTTGGCCGAAACTGGGACTACATGGGCGCTCATGCTTTCGGCTTCAACAATGTCAGCATAGGCATCTCTTTCATCGGCACGTTCAACACTATCAAGCCGAACAAAAGACAATTGTACGCTTGTCAAAAACTCATCGATTTAGGAGTAAAGAACAATAAAATCGCGACCAATTACAAACTGTTAGGACACCGACAAGTCTCCGGGACCTTAAGCCCCGGTGATGTTTTGTACGGAATCATTCAAACGTGGCCCCATTGGTCGCCCGAAccatga